A region of the Acidobacteriota bacterium genome:
CAGGCAGAGGAACAGGAAGCCGGCCAGCGTTCTGGAAATCATGGAAGTCGTGGGGGAAGTCATGGTGTCGTCTCCTTCGTTACGTGCCCGGCAGCGGTTTCCGCGGCCGCCCGGCACCCTTGGCGTTTTATATCAAAAGCCTTCTGTAAACACAACTTGAAACGGCCGCCCCGCACATCGGCTTGTGAACCCCCGCCCGGATCCGATATGCTTCCGGCATGAACATGGCCGACACGCCCATCCGGGACATCGATGCGGAGAACGAGGAGTGCAGGGTCAGCGAGGAGCTGGAGCCGCCCCCCCTCATCCGGTCGATCCGTGAAATAGGCCAGCTGAACCCGGTGGTCCTGCTCGAGCGCGGCGGGCGCCGGACGATCGTGTGCGGGTTCCGCAGGCTCCACGCCGCCCGGCGACTCGGCCGGGAATCGGTCCCTGCGCGCATCCTGGGCGAGGCCGATTTTTCCCCCCTGCACCCGATGGAGTTCGCCCTGCGGGACAACCTCGCGGCCCGGCGCCTGGAACCGCTCGAGCGGGCCCGCGCGCTGCGGAAGCTCGGGGAGGCCGGCCTGCCGCGGGAGAGGATCGTCCGGGACTATCTCCCGCTCCTGGATCTGCCCCCGCGCGACGAGGTCCTCGAGGCCCAGGTCCTGGTCGACCGGGCGCACCCCGGCCTGCGCCGCTGCCTGGCCGGGGGCGTCCTGACACAGCAGAGCGTGGAGGCGCTGGCAAAAAGGGCATCGCCGCTGCAGGAGCGTTTCTCCCTCCTGGTGGAGCGCGTCCGCCTCAGCGCCAGCCTGCAGCGCCAGCTCCTCGGGCTGCTGGGGGACCTGGCGGCCAGGGACGGCGCCCCCTGGGGCGCTCCGCTGGACGGGGAGGAGGCCGGCGCGGTCCTGGACGATCCCTCGCTCTCCCCTTCCCAGAAGGGGGAGCGGCTCTACGAGGCGCTCTACCGACTGCGCCACCCCCGGCTGAACCGGGCCCGCGACCGTTTCCGGCGGCGGGAACGGGCGCTCGGCCTCCCGGGGTCGATCCGGCTCGCGCCGCACCCCTATTTCGAAACGGCCGACATCCGCGTCGAGTTTTCGGCCCCCGACGCGGCGCGCTTCCGGGAGCTGGCCGGGGAGCTCGAGCGGGCGGCCCGCTCGCCCGTGCTGGAGGAACTGTTCGAGGTGGAAGGGGAGACCCCATGACGGCCTATCGCCCGGGGGAGGTGATCGTCGAAGCCGGGTCGTGGAACGACGGCGCCACCGCCGACATCCTCCGGAACCTCCCGGGGATCCCCTGCCGGACGGTGGAGGACGCCGGCGGGGTCTCCGCCTCCCGCGATACGCTGGTGCTCGCGCGTCACCGGGGCAGGTTCCTGAAGCGGTGCCAGGGCTCCGGGGCGGAGATGTGCTGCAACTATTTCATCGCCAGCTACGCCTGGAACTGCCACTTCGGGTGCACCTACTGCGTGCTGCAGTCCTACCTCGACGGGAGCGGGATCGTCGTCTGTACCAATATCGAGGACTTCCTGGGGGACATCGGCCGGACGCTGGCCGAATCCCCCGACCGGACCTTCCGGATCGGCACCGGCGAGCTGGCGGATTCCCTCGCCCTGGACCCCATCACGGGCTATTCCAGGAGGGTGGTCCCGTTTTTCGCCCGGCTGCCGAACGGCATCCTCGAACTCAAGACGAAATCGGACCGGGTCGAGAACCTCGAGGGGCTCGAGCACGGCGGGCGCACGGTGGTCTCCTGGTCGATGAACTCGCGCCGCATCTGCCGCTCGGAGGAGGCACGCGCGGCAACGCTCAAGGAGCGCCTCGCCGCCGCCGACCGCTGCCGCCGCTGGGGCTACCGGATCGGGTTTCACTTCGACCCGATCGTGCACTACGAAGGCTGGGAGGAGGAGTACCGCGAGGTCGTCCGGATGATCTTTTCCGTCGTCGACCCCGGCGACGTGGCGTGGATCAGCCTGGGCTCCCTGCGCTTCACCCCCCACCTGCGCGAGCGCCTCATCGAGCGCCACCCCGGTTCGCGCCTCCCCTGGGGCGAGTTCGTCCCCGGCCATCACGGGAAGCTGCGCTACTTCCGGCCGGTCAGGGAGGATATCTACCGGAAGATGCACTCCTGGATCCGCGAGTGCGCGCCCGGGGTGCTGGTCTACCTCTGCATGGAAAGCCGTCTGGTCTGGGAGCGGAGCCTGGGCTGCGCCGTCCGGGACGCCCGCCACCTATCCGATTGCCTCGATGCCGCCGCGCCCGGCCGGTTCCGGCCCTCCACGCGGGCAAATGGGCTATAATGATCGCAGGGACGGCCTCGAGATGGAGAACGGAAGATGAGCGTCAACGTCAAGGATCCTGTTTGCGGAATGCAATTTCCTCCCGGGAAGGCGGCTGGAAAGCTGGAGCACGAGGGCCGGACCTATTACTTCTGCAACCCCGGCTGCCTCGAGAAATTCCGCGCCGATCCTGAACGGTACCTGCAGCCCCGCCGGGCGGCGGCCGGGCCGGAGGCGGGGCGCGGCGGGGAAGAGGCGATATACACCTGCCCGATGGATCCCGAAGTCCGTCAGAAAGGGCCCGGTTCCTGCCCCGTCTGCGGTATGGCCCTGGAGCCGCTGGCCCCCGGCCTGGACGATGCTGAAAACCCGGAAATGGGCGCCATGAAGCGCCGGCTGCTCGTCTGCCTGGCCCTGACCCTCCCCCTGCTCCTGGTCGCCATGGGGGGTATGGCCCTGGGCATCCACGGCGCGGCCGGTACGTGGGTCCAGTTCGCCCTCTCCACCCCCGTGGTGCTGTGGGGGGGGTGGCCTTTTTTCCGGCGTGCCTGGAGCTCACTCGTCAACCGGAGCCTCAACATGTTCACCCTGATCGGGATCGGCACCGGGGCGGCCTACCTCTACAGCGTCTTCGCCCTGCTCTTTCCCGGGAGGCTCCCCCGCTCCTTCCTGGGCCCCGGCGGCGCCGCCGAGGTCTATTTCGAGGCGTCGGCCGTGATCATCACCCTGGTCCTCCTCGGCCAGGTCCTGGAACTCCGGGCCCGCAGCCGGACGGGGAGCGCCATCCGCGAACTGCTCGAGCTGGCGCCCCGCACCGCGCGCGTCGTCCGGGAGGACGGCTCCGAAACCGACGTCCCCCTCGACCGGGTGGAGCCGGGGGACCTTCTGCGGGTGCGCCCGGGGGAAAAGGTTCCGGTGGACGGCCGGGTGCTGGAAGGGGAGAGTGCGATCGACGAGTCGATGGTGACGGGGGAGGCGATGCCGGTGGAGAAGTCGGCCGGCGGCCGGGTGACGGGGGGTACCCTGAACGGGACCGGGAGCTTCATCATGGAGGCCGAAAAGGTGGGGGCCGACACCCTCCTGGCCCGGATCGTGCGCATGGTGAGCGAAGCGCAGCGGAGCCGCGCGCCCATCCAGCGCCTGGCGGACCGGGTCGCGGCCTGGTTCGTCCCGGCGGTGATCGCCGTGGCGCTCGCAGCCTTCGCCGTCTGGAGCCTGGTCGGGCCCGAGCCGCGGAGCGTCCACGCGCTGGCGGCCGCGATCGCGGTCCTCATCATCGCCTGCCCGTGCGCCCTGGGCCTGGCTACGCCGATGTCGATCATGGTGGGGACGGGGCGCGGGGCGCGCGCGGGGGTGCTGATCCGCAACGCCGAGGCGCTCGAGCGGCTCGACCGGGTGGACACCCTGGTGGTCGACAAGACCGGCACCCTGACCGAGGGGAAACCGGCGCTCACGGCCGTCCAGCCCATGGGCGGGTGGACCGGGCCGGAAATGCTCCGGCTGGCGGCGAGCCTGGAGCAGGGGAGCGAACACGCCCTGGCGTCCGCCGTGGTCGCCGAAGCCCTCGACCGCGGGCTCGAACTCTCCAGGGCGGCGGAGTTCCGCTCCCTGACCGGGAAGGGCGTCACCGGGGTCGTCGACGGGCACCGGGTGGCCGTGGGCAACAGCGGGCTGCTGGGGGAGGCGGGGGGGAGTCCGGATCCGCTCGAGGAGGCGGCCCACGAGTTGAGGCGGGCGGGGAGAAGCGTGATGCTCGTGTCGATCGACGGCGCCCCGGCGGGGCTGCTCGGCGTGGCGGACCCGATCCGGGACTCCGCCCGCGTGGCCGTGGCGGAGCTTCACCGGCAGGGGATCCGGGTGATCATGCTGACGGGGGACAACCGGACCACGGCCGACATCGTGGCGAACCAGCTGGGGATCGACGCCGTGGAGGCGGAGGTGTCCCCCGAGCGGAAGGGCGATTTCATCGAGCGGCTGCGGCGGGAGGGGCGGGTCGTGGCGATGGCGGGGGACGGCGTCAACGACGCCCCCGCCCTGGCCCGGGCCGACGTGGGGATCGCCATGGGGACGGGGACCGACATCGCGATCCAGAGCGCGGGGATCACGCTCGTCGGCGGGGACCTGCGCGGCGTGGTCCGGGCGCGCACCCTCAGCCGGCACACGATCCGGAACATCCGCCAGAACCTCTTTTTCGCCTTTGTCTACAACATCCTGGGGGTGCCCATCGCCGCGGGGGTGCTCTACCCGGCCCTGGGGCTGCTGCTCAACCCCATGATCGCGAGCGCGGCCATGACCTTCAGTTCGATCTCGGTGATCACGAACGCGCTGCGGTTGCGCAAGGTGGAACTCTAGCCCTCGGCGCCCGTTCCGTCCCGGCGCCGGGACAGCGCCTGTTCCCATTTCCACGCGGACCGCATCATGTCGTCCAGGTCCCGCTCCGCCTTCCACCCGAGCTCGCGGTTGGCGAGCGATGTGTCGGCCCACACCTTCTCCACGTCCCCCGGCCGGCGGCCGACGTAGCGGACGTTGAGCCGCACGCCGGAGACCCTTTGGAAGGCGTCGATGACCTCCCGCACGCTGTGCCCCCTGCCCGTCCCCAGGTTGAAGACCTCCAGGTCCGACCGGGTCTTTCCTTCCGCCATCCGCGCCACGGCGGCCACGTGGGCGCGGGCCAGGTCGACGACGTGGATGTAATCGCGCACGGCGGTGCCGTCGGCCGTGGCGTAATCGGTGCCGAAGACCTCGAGGCACTCCTGCCGCCCGGCCGCCGTCTGGGTGATGAAGGGGGCGAGGTTGTTCGGGACCCCCAGGGGGAGTTCCCCGATCAGGGCCGACTCGTGCGCCCCCACCGGGTTGAAATACCTCAGGGCGACGGCCCGCAGCCCGTAGGCCGCGACCGAGAACCGGAGGATCTCCTCGGCCATCTGCTTGGTGCTCCCGTAGGGGGACCAGGCTTCCCTGACGGGGGAGGTTTCCCGGACCGGCAGCTCGTCCGGCTGGCCGTAGACGGTCGCGGAGGAGGAAAAGACCAGGTGGCGCGGGCCGTGGCGCCGCATCCCCTCGAGCACCCGCAGGAGCGATTCCAGGTTGTTGCCGTAATAGGCGAGCGGGTCGCGCATGCTCTCGCCGACGGCCTTGCGGGCGGCGAAGTGAATGACGGCGCCCAGGTCCGGGGTGGAGGCGAAGAACGCCTCGGTCTTTGCGCGGTCGGTCAGGTCGAAATTGTGGAATTCGGGGCGGACGCCGGTGATCTCGGCGATCCGGTCCACCACGTCGGCCCGGGAGTTGGAGAGGTTGTCCACGATGACGACGGCGTGTCCCCGCTGCTGCAGCTCCACTACCGTGTGCGAGCCGATATAGCCGGCCCCGCCCGTCACCAGTATCCTCGATGGCCTCCCCGTCTCCGTCATGGCGATCCCCGCAGGTTTCCGTTTCGATCCAGGGGACATCATACACCAGATTCCGGACGACGACGCCCCACAGGGCAGATCGGCATCCGGGCCGCACCGCGTCAGGTTTTTGCGCCGCGGGCCCCCGGGAAAATTGTGGGGGGCGCCGTTCTGTGGTTTACTTGCGGCATGGAGCGGACGATCCTGCACGTCGACATGGACGCCTTCTACGCGGCCGTCGAACAACGCGACCACCCCGGGTACCGCGGCCGGCCCGTCATCGTGGGGGCGGACCCCAGGGGAGGGCGCGGGCGGGGGATCGTGGCGACCTGCTCGTACGAAGCCCGGAAGTTCGGGATCCATTCGGCGCAACCGATTTCCGAGGCTTGGAAGCTGTGCCCCCGGGGGATCTATCTCCCCCCGGACATGCGCAAATACGCCCGTGTCTCGAGGCTCGTCATGGGGATCCTGTCCGATTTCACCGACCTGGTGGAGCCGGTGAGCATCGACGAGGCCTTCCTGGACGTCACCGGGTGCCGCCGGTTGTTCGGGGCGGGAGACGTCATCGCCCGCAAGATCCGTGAGCGGGTCGCGCGGGAACTCGGTCTCACCGCCTCGGTGGGGGTGGCGGCGAACAAGTTCGTGGCCAAGGTGGCTTCCGACCTCGAGAAACCGGACGGCCTCGTCGTCGTCGAGCCGGGGCGCGAAAGGGAGTTCCTGGCTCCCCTCGCCGTCGGCAGACTCTGGGGGGTCGGTCCCAGGACCGAGGCGAGGCTCAAAGCCCTGGGAATCGGGACCGTGGGGCAGCTGGCGGCCCTGGCCCCCATGGACGCCGCGCGCCTGCTGGGGGACCACGGGGAGCACCTGTGGCGCCTGGCGCGCGGGATCGACGACCGGCCGGTATCGGCCGGACCCGGGTGCCGCAGCATCGGCCACGAGGTCACCTTCGAACAGGACACCGCCGACCCCGGGAGGCTCCGGAACACCCTGCTCGACCTTTCCGGGAGGGTGGCGCGGCGGCTGCGGGCCGAGGGCGCCCTCGCCCGCACGGTCACCCTCAAATTCCGGCAGGCCGATTTCACCACCTCCACCCGGCGCCGGTCGCTCGCGGAGCCGGTCGACACGGCGGAAGCGATCTTCCCGGTGGCCTTCGAGCTGATGCAGGGGGTGTTCCGCGCGGGGATGAAGGTGCGCCTCCTCGGAGTCACCGTTTCCGGCCTGGAGCCGGGAAGCCTCCAGCCGACCCTCTTCCCCCCCTCCCCGTCCCGCGACCGGAAACTGGCCGAGGCGGAGGACGACATCGCGCGGCGCTTCGGCGCGCGGGCGATCACGCGCGCGTCGCTCGTCGGCGGGAAGGAGGGGGCCTGATCCCCGCATCGGACAGGCTCCTCAGCTTTTCCGCCCATCCCCCCGCGCTTGATGCTATGATCCATAATTTGGAGCGGGGGAATGGTGCGGATCGCGGCGGCCGGTGTTCTCATCCTCGGGGCGTTGCTGGGCGGCATCGCCGACGGGGTGCGGGCCGGAGCGGTCCCGCCCGACGGGGCCCCCTTCGCCCAAAGGCGCGAGCGGCTGATGGAACGGATCGGGGGCTCGGTGGCCGTTCTGGCCGGGGCCCGCGACACGGCCGCCTATGTCGCGTTTCGCCAGGACAACGGCTTCTACTACCTGAGCGGCGTGGAGGTCCCGGGCGCCCTGCTGCTC
Encoded here:
- a CDS encoding ParB N-terminal domain-containing protein translates to MNMADTPIRDIDAENEECRVSEELEPPPLIRSIREIGQLNPVVLLERGGRRTIVCGFRRLHAARRLGRESVPARILGEADFSPLHPMEFALRDNLAARRLEPLERARALRKLGEAGLPRERIVRDYLPLLDLPPRDEVLEAQVLVDRAHPGLRRCLAGGVLTQQSVEALAKRASPLQERFSLLVERVRLSASLQRQLLGLLGDLAARDGAPWGAPLDGEEAGAVLDDPSLSPSQKGERLYEALYRLRHPRLNRARDRFRRRERALGLPGSIRLAPHPYFETADIRVEFSAPDAARFRELAGELERAARSPVLEELFEVEGETP
- a CDS encoding heavy metal translocating P-type ATPase, with the protein product MSVNVKDPVCGMQFPPGKAAGKLEHEGRTYYFCNPGCLEKFRADPERYLQPRRAAAGPEAGRGGEEAIYTCPMDPEVRQKGPGSCPVCGMALEPLAPGLDDAENPEMGAMKRRLLVCLALTLPLLLVAMGGMALGIHGAAGTWVQFALSTPVVLWGGWPFFRRAWSSLVNRSLNMFTLIGIGTGAAYLYSVFALLFPGRLPRSFLGPGGAAEVYFEASAVIITLVLLGQVLELRARSRTGSAIRELLELAPRTARVVREDGSETDVPLDRVEPGDLLRVRPGEKVPVDGRVLEGESAIDESMVTGEAMPVEKSAGGRVTGGTLNGTGSFIMEAEKVGADTLLARIVRMVSEAQRSRAPIQRLADRVAAWFVPAVIAVALAAFAVWSLVGPEPRSVHALAAAIAVLIIACPCALGLATPMSIMVGTGRGARAGVLIRNAEALERLDRVDTLVVDKTGTLTEGKPALTAVQPMGGWTGPEMLRLAASLEQGSEHALASAVVAEALDRGLELSRAAEFRSLTGKGVTGVVDGHRVAVGNSGLLGEAGGSPDPLEEAAHELRRAGRSVMLVSIDGAPAGLLGVADPIRDSARVAVAELHRQGIRVIMLTGDNRTTADIVANQLGIDAVEAEVSPERKGDFIERLRREGRVVAMAGDGVNDAPALARADVGIAMGTGTDIAIQSAGITLVGGDLRGVVRARTLSRHTIRNIRQNLFFAFVYNILGVPIAAGVLYPALGLLLNPMIASAAMTFSSISVITNALRLRKVEL
- the galE gene encoding UDP-glucose 4-epimerase GalE, with protein sequence MTETGRPSRILVTGGAGYIGSHTVVELQQRGHAVVIVDNLSNSRADVVDRIAEITGVRPEFHNFDLTDRAKTEAFFASTPDLGAVIHFAARKAVGESMRDPLAYYGNNLESLLRVLEGMRRHGPRHLVFSSSATVYGQPDELPVRETSPVREAWSPYGSTKQMAEEILRFSVAAYGLRAVALRYFNPVGAHESALIGELPLGVPNNLAPFITQTAAGRQECLEVFGTDYATADGTAVRDYIHVVDLARAHVAAVARMAEGKTRSDLEVFNLGTGRGHSVREVIDAFQRVSGVRLNVRYVGRRPGDVEKVWADTSLANRELGWKAERDLDDMMRSAWKWEQALSRRRDGTGAEG
- a CDS encoding DNA polymerase IV; this encodes MERTILHVDMDAFYAAVEQRDHPGYRGRPVIVGADPRGGRGRGIVATCSYEARKFGIHSAQPISEAWKLCPRGIYLPPDMRKYARVSRLVMGILSDFTDLVEPVSIDEAFLDVTGCRRLFGAGDVIARKIRERVARELGLTASVGVAANKFVAKVASDLEKPDGLVVVEPGREREFLAPLAVGRLWGVGPRTEARLKALGIGTVGQLAALAPMDAARLLGDHGEHLWRLARGIDDRPVSAGPGCRSIGHEVTFEQDTADPGRLRNTLLDLSGRVARRLRAEGALARTVTLKFRQADFTTSTRRRSLAEPVDTAEAIFPVAFELMQGVFRAGMKVRLLGVTVSGLEPGSLQPTLFPPSPSRDRKLAEAEDDIARRFGARAITRASLVGGKEGA